tcagaatggaggcctgtgactactggagtgccacaaggatcggtgctgggtccactactttttatcatttatataaatgatttggatgcgagcataagaggtacagttagtaaatttgcagatgacaccacaattggaggtgtggtggacagcgaagaaggtaatctcagattacaacgggatcttgaccaggtgggccaatggactgagaagtggcagatggagtttaatttagataaacatgaggtgctgcattttggaaaagcaaatctgagcaagacttatacatttaatggtaaggtcctggggagtgttgctgaaaaaagagaccttggagtgcagattcatagctttttaaaagtagagttgcaggtagataggatagtgaagaaggcatttggtatgctttcctttattggtcagagtattgagtacaggaattaggaggtcatgttgcggctgtacagcacattggttcggccactttggaatattgcttgcaattctggtctccttcctatcagaaagatattgtgaaacttgaaagagttcagaaaagatttacaaggatgttgccagggttggagggtttgagctattgggagaggctgaacaggctgggctgttttccctggagcgtcagaggctgaggggtgacctgatagaggttgacaaaattatgaggggcatgggtagggtaaatagataaagtcttttccctgggtttggggagtccagaacttgagggcataggtttagggtgagaggggaaagataccaaagagacttaaggggcaactttttcacacagagggtggtatgtgtatggaatgagctgccagaggatgtggtggaggctggttcatgAACTGCCTTGGCATTGGGAGTGAAAAACTAAAAAATAAGGACAAGCATCTGTATCTGGGAGAATGAATGAAATGAGGGTGAAAGTTTCATTTCCCCAAACTTGTTTCTCTGCGAATTTGGGACTGAAGTGATACAACACTACCCTCTGTTGGCAGACAGACGCAACTAACAAAAAGAGGATAAAAAGCTTAAGGAATTCACGAGATTTCAAAACgatggggaggggggcgagaggggagcCAGAAGAAATCAATCAGGCTGCAATTTTACCCCCAGGATGGGTACACAGAGTCGTGAAGACACAGCTCCCACTGTGATAATAATAGGTTGTGGTAGCAGTCATACAACAATTATATAAaaccacgaggggcatggatagggtaaataggcgaGATCTTTTCCCGGGGTGGGGGaggccaaaactagagggcataggtttaaggtgagaggggatagatttaaaagggagctaagggacaatattttcacacagagggtggtgcatgtatggaatgagctgccagaggaagtgatggaggctggtacaattgcaacatttgaaaagcatctggatgggtatatgaataggaagggtttatagggatatgggccgggtgctggcaaatggggctagagtTATTcagtatatctggtcggcatggacgagttggatcagcacctgtttccgtgctgtacgtctatgactatgattctatgaaattaaAATCCCGCCCCTCAGGTTTTGATTTGTGAGTCTATGGCTGCTACTAGTTTAATTAGGTATTGGTAAATTCTGCAAGAAATGGAACATTTAGTTTGGAAGTGTATTTTTTACACTTGCTGCACTAAACGATTTCACTCTGTGGGGCTGTGATAAAGGAACCTGTTGAAATGGTTCCGGGCATCAATATTTCCTGAAACGCCCTCAGTTCCGCAGTCTGAAACATGCgtttaaagaaaacaaaaaggTCCCATAcactttaaacatgatcacagctcctctctccactgatgctgccagacctgctgaggaatTCCAGCTCGTTCGTAACAGCTCTCCGTTGACTTTTCACAACCATGGCCTTCAATTCAAACCAGAAACTCAGAGAGGAATTTCTAAACTACAATCCACAATCAGGCGGCATGAGGACTAACTCATACCGACCCTTCAAACTAAGTATTCGGCTGTTCGGCAGAATGGGGCATGGGAAATCAACATTTATTAACAACTGCCTGTGTGTGGTCAAGGACACCGAGTACCGCACCGAGGCTGGTGAAGGGGATCCGCAAGGGAGTTTCACAGTTGAACTAAAGCGATACCGACTCAGCGATTATGTTGAAATTGTCGACAACATTGGAGCAAAATCGTACAGTTCCAATGAATGTTACGAATTCCGTGCTCAGTTAGGTATATATTTTTGTTCTGTTCCTCTTTGTTGCTGTAAATTATTGAGGCTGTCAGATCAGCGAGTTACAAAACAGAAGAAGCGAAGCAGCTCAACTGGACGTTAATCAGAAAATGAGTAATTCTCACTTTGATTATATTTCACAGATGTTCTCACTTTGTTATTTGTAGGTGGGTATCGAAAAGTGGGCGAACAAGTCGGATCTGGAGGCTGGGGGAGTTATTTTTGGGACTACGTGACATCACGAAATGCGGACTGGCAAAACACGATATACATCCCAGTAATTGTTTACAGGTAATGGTCAGGGGTTTAAACAACAGAGTTACAGCGGGATGCACTCTGCTGCAAAGCCATTTCTTCCTGTACACATTGACGCATACAGTCAAGATAACAACCATTGGAATATCTAGATGAGCATGTTGTACTCTCGACGGTTTTACACTGTATCATATCGTCAGGTCTTTAACCTCTTAACGGACAAGTCGTCTTTGCAGGCTCCATATTACAAGAGATAACCCGAATAATTAGATTTCTTTTAGAAAAACCTATTTGACAGCAATGTATCTCCTTCTTGGGCATTCCCATTCCGCCTCCCACCTGTCTCCCTGTTCCTCCAAACGAGTCGTTCAGATACGATCTCCAAGTCTCCTACACAGCGTGCTGCATTGAATACAATCCATGTTTTCAAACAAGAGTCGGTTTTAGTAGGCGTTGGGTTGGTATCTGTCTATTTCACTGGAACACGTTCTGAGGGGCGGGCTCTGCACAAAATGACAATATGGTGGGGCTGAGACCCGAATCCCTCTCTGGTCTCAGTAACTGGGTAGGTGGCAGACCTTTCGATAGTGGTAATTAATTGGTATTCATTTCAATTATCCTTTCTCTTCGCTCTTTCCCAATTTTCCCATCTTTTCAAAGACAAATAGGGATAGGTAATATATGCTAGCCTAGCCAGCCATACCTATGAAATAAAAAAAGACATCGCTTCTCTATCCAATGAAGGTCAACACTAATTCTTGCCCTTTCCACACTAAATGTGATAAAATCCGTTCGTTCTGCAGTGACCACAAATTCAGTCAACGGGCCCTGACTACAAACGATGACAATATCGTTTATTCTGTTTAAGGGATCGTTAACCAGTTTATTCTGTCAATATAATTGATTATTTTGATGGAATGTATTTGCATATCTGTTTGTTTTAGATGAGCAGGCAGCTGGATAGGGAGCTTAATTGGGTGAGCGAAAAAGTATTCAAACTCCTAGCAGTGGGTTAATGTTTTGCTATTATGTTCAGGTAGGTTGATGGGAACCTGCTTTGCATTCATTGGTATGTAATGAATATTCATTAACACTCCGGTCCTTGGAATTTTTGTTCACCAACACAATCTTGTTGCGTGTAAACAGGAAACTAGTGTTCACAAGCCTGGCTATATATGTATGTATGGCTGTATGAGGCTTGTGTACCTAGTGGAGTAGACTTCTTCCTCCAAGTTCTGGTGAGTACAAACTTTGGTTACTTGACTCCTTCATACCAAAACTATTTCTTTGCACAAACTGTTAAAATGAAAGAGTGTGAGGCTTTTGATTGGCTCATGGGAAGCTTGAAAGATGCACAGTCTAGCTTGTTGTTAATCGTACACAAGGTGAGCAGTCAAGCCTGACTGGGCCAAC
This Chiloscyllium punctatum isolate Juve2018m chromosome 30, sChiPun1.3, whole genome shotgun sequence DNA region includes the following protein-coding sequences:
- the LOC140454967 gene encoding uncharacterized protein; amino-acid sequence: MAFNSNQKLREEFLNYNPQSGGMRTNSYRPFKLSIRLFGRMGHGKSTFINNCLCVVKDTEYRTEAGEGDPQGSFTVELKRYRLSDYVEIVDNIGAKSYSSNECYEFRAQLGGYRKVGEQVGSGGWGSYFWDYVTSRNADWQNTIYIPVIVYRGDFPSFEKEKPMIKPLIDNARNITGMWPIIVVTHATEIGNFNVKAIFQSLHCPDVFLLNNYFCKDDQKVPVERNEETDEMILKVLLQCLKRAGEVIESVTTEYKPEKFN